A window of Clostridium sp. Marseille-P299 contains these coding sequences:
- a CDS encoding LysR family transcriptional regulator, with translation MELRVLNYFLAIAREENFTRAAQQLHVTQPTLSRQIAQLEEELGVELFVRNNHNIILTEDGMMLKRRAQELLSLADKIKRDFSYKAGNLEGVISIGSGEFQSTRYLTDCIAAFREKHPLVRYELYSGNAGNIRDNIERGLLDIGLMSEPIDIRKYEFISMPVKEQWGALVRNDSPLAKKKFIEPQDLIGIPIISTLGEFLESNIGKWFGEYAGQADIIAKGNLLYNEAMLAGSNVGAVIGIKLNCCYEGLRFIPLAPALDSGTALAWKKEQIFSAATSAFIDFCKQYLKSITNDKL, from the coding sequence ATGGAACTTCGGGTATTGAATTATTTTTTGGCTATCGCACGGGAAGAAAATTTTACAAGAGCTGCGCAACAGCTTCACGTGACACAACCCACTCTATCACGACAGATTGCACAGCTGGAAGAAGAACTAGGCGTAGAATTATTTGTCAGAAACAATCACAATATCATTTTGACTGAGGACGGAATGATGTTAAAACGCCGGGCACAAGAACTGCTCTCTTTAGCAGATAAAATAAAGCGAGATTTTTCGTACAAAGCTGGAAATCTGGAAGGAGTTATTTCAATCGGAAGTGGTGAATTTCAATCCACCCGTTATTTAACCGACTGCATTGCGGCATTTCGAGAAAAACACCCTCTTGTGCGTTACGAGCTTTATAGTGGAAATGCCGGTAATATTCGTGACAATATAGAAAGAGGGCTTTTAGATATTGGGCTTATGTCCGAACCGATTGACATACGCAAATACGAGTTTATTAGCATGCCTGTTAAAGAACAATGGGGAGCGTTAGTGAGAAATGATTCTCCGTTGGCGAAGAAAAAATTTATTGAGCCGCAGGACTTGATCGGTATTCCGATTATTTCAACGTTAGGTGAATTTTTAGAAAGTAATATCGGTAAATGGTTTGGGGAATATGCCGGGCAGGCTGATATTATCGCCAAAGGGAATTTGCTTTACAATGAAGCGATGTTAGCCGGAAGCAATGTAGGCGCAGTTATTGGAATCAAACTGAATTGCTGTTATGAGGGATTACGCTTTATTCCATTAGCGCCAGCTCTTGACAGCGGGACAGCTCTGGCATGGAAGAAAGAACAGATTTTTTCTGCGGCTACCTCTGCTTTTATAGATTTTTGCAAGCAATACTTAAAAAGCATAACGAATGATAAATTATAA
- a CDS encoding FeoA family protein has protein sequence MTRSGVLAELKTGQQAVVTELNLFDSMRRRLQDIGLIEGTVVECLGKSPLGDPTAFLIRGAVIALRSDETKRVIVRVSEREE, from the coding sequence ATGACAAGAAGTGGAGTTTTAGCAGAATTAAAAACTGGTCAACAGGCAGTAGTTACGGAACTTAATTTATTTGATTCTATGCGTAGAAGATTACAAGATATCGGTTTAATTGAAGGAACTGTCGTAGAGTGTTTAGGGAAAAGTCCATTAGGAGATCCGACAGCATTTTTAATTCGTGGAGCGGTGATTGCGCTACGTAGCGATGAAACGAAAAGGGTGATTGTTAGGGTTAGTGAGAGAGAAGAATAG
- a CDS encoding potassium channel family protein produces MKSILIIGMGRFGKHLCRKFTDLGNQVMIVDEREERIDDMLPFATSAKIGDCTNEEVLRALGIGNFDMCFVCIGNNFQSSLEITSLVKELGGKYVVSKANRDIHAKFLLRNGADEVIYPERHAAEKLAIRCSARNVFDYIELTEGYSIYEIEVLPEWENHSISQLSIRTKYQISILGVKREGNMKLMPSADYVLKHGEHLLVIGEKKNVQYLLKRM; encoded by the coding sequence ATGAAATCTATTTTAATTATTGGAATGGGACGTTTCGGAAAACATTTATGTAGGAAATTTACGGACCTTGGTAATCAAGTTATGATAGTTGATGAGAGGGAGGAACGAATTGATGATATGCTCCCTTTTGCCACAAGCGCGAAAATTGGTGATTGTACAAATGAAGAAGTTTTAAGAGCTCTTGGTATTGGCAACTTTGATATGTGTTTTGTTTGTATTGGAAACAACTTTCAAAGTAGTTTGGAAATCACTAGCCTTGTGAAAGAATTAGGAGGAAAGTACGTAGTTAGTAAAGCGAATCGAGACATCCATGCAAAGTTTTTATTACGAAATGGAGCAGATGAGGTAATTTACCCTGAACGACATGCTGCTGAAAAGCTAGCAATAAGATGCAGTGCTAGAAATGTTTTTGACTATATTGAGTTAACGGAAGGGTACTCTATCTATGAAATAGAAGTGTTACCTGAATGGGAGAATCATAGCATTAGCCAATTGAGTATAAGAACAAAATATCAGATCAGTATTTTAGGTGTAAAAAGAGAAGGGAATATGAAGTTAATGCCATCGGCAGATTATGTTTTAAAGCATGGAGAACATCTTTTGGTGATTGGTGAAAAGAAGAATGTTCAGTATTTATTGAAACGAATGTAG
- a CDS encoding DUF1858 domain-containing protein, protein MQKVNKEMVISEVLQINNGLIPILLDSGMHCLGCPSSQMESLEEACMVHGIEVDPLVDQLNEYLSSVETA, encoded by the coding sequence ATGCAAAAAGTAAATAAAGAAATGGTTATAAGCGAAGTTTTACAAATAAATAATGGACTTATTCCTATTTTATTAGATTCAGGAATGCATTGTCTTGGTTGTCCATCTTCTCAAATGGAATCATTAGAAGAGGCATGTATGGTTCATGGCATTGAAGTTGATCCTTTAGTTGATCAATTAAATGAATACTTAAGCAGCGTAGAAACTGCATAA
- a CDS encoding FAD-dependent oxidoreductase — MSKIVIVGGVAGGASAATRLRRLSEEDEIIMFERGPNVSFSNCSLPYHLSGMIENANSLVMMNPEAFQTRYHIDARVNQEVVEINRTNKMIRVHNLMTEEIYEETYDKLILSPGAKPIKPKIKGIESANVFTIRNVEDIVHVKQGIMNAGHKNVAVIGGGYIGIETAENLVNGGYQVTLIEAQNQVLKTFDYDMVQIFHRELYIKGVKLILEDKVSEFNKQTIMLASGRTVEAEAVIMAIGIAPETTLAKEAGLEIGSTGAIKVNSNYQTNDESIYAIGDAIELTHGVTQREARISLAGPALKQARIVANHIHGRKTENIKYLGSSAIRVFDYNGAATGLNENLIKELGLDVNYEAIQFILNDKVGLMPDAHPLFFKLLYEKETGKILGAQAIGKGNVDKRIDVIATAMKFGATVDDLSELDLCYAPPFGTAKDIINYAGHIGQNLMNEDFRQVSVDKLRSLIENNAYILDVREVMEYKNGHIIGAVNIPLSSLRDRVEEIPKDKDVYIHCRTGQRSYNAVMALQHLGYHNVINVTGGFLGFSFYEFFDDIRLNREKVVTDYNFR; from the coding sequence ATGAGCAAGATAGTAATTGTTGGCGGTGTTGCAGGAGGAGCTTCTGCAGCAACAAGATTACGCAGATTAAGTGAAGAAGACGAAATTATTATGTTTGAACGTGGACCGAATGTTTCGTTTTCAAATTGTTCTCTTCCATACCATTTGAGTGGTATGATTGAAAATGCGAATTCGTTAGTAATGATGAATCCAGAGGCATTTCAAACGAGATATCACATTGATGCAAGGGTAAATCAAGAAGTAGTAGAAATTAATAGAACGAATAAAATGATTCGTGTACATAATTTGATGACAGAGGAAATCTACGAAGAAACATATGATAAACTCATTTTATCACCAGGTGCTAAGCCAATCAAACCAAAGATTAAAGGAATTGAAAGTGCAAATGTATTTACGATTCGAAATGTTGAAGATATTGTGCATGTAAAGCAAGGAATTATGAATGCAGGTCATAAAAATGTAGCGGTTATCGGTGGTGGTTATATCGGCATTGAAACAGCAGAGAACCTTGTAAATGGTGGCTATCAGGTAACATTGATTGAAGCTCAAAACCAGGTGCTTAAGACATTTGACTATGATATGGTACAGATTTTCCATCGTGAGTTATATATAAAAGGCGTTAAATTAATTTTAGAAGATAAAGTTAGCGAATTTAATAAACAAACAATCATGTTAGCTTCTGGTAGAACGGTTGAAGCAGAAGCAGTTATTATGGCAATTGGCATTGCTCCTGAAACAACATTGGCGAAAGAAGCTGGGTTAGAAATTGGAAGTACAGGAGCAATTAAGGTTAATTCTAATTATCAAACAAATGATGAAAGTATTTATGCAATTGGTGATGCAATTGAACTTACTCATGGTGTAACGCAAAGAGAGGCTAGAATTTCACTTGCTGGACCAGCGTTAAAACAAGCAAGAATTGTAGCAAATCATATTCATGGTAGAAAAACTGAGAATATTAAGTATTTAGGCAGTTCGGCCATAAGAGTTTTTGATTACAATGGAGCTGCAACTGGTTTGAATGAGAATCTTATTAAGGAACTTGGACTTGATGTAAACTATGAAGCAATTCAATTTATTTTAAATGATAAAGTGGGATTGATGCCAGATGCCCATCCTTTGTTTTTTAAACTTCTTTATGAAAAAGAAACAGGGAAGATTTTAGGGGCGCAGGCAATTGGTAAGGGAAATGTAGATAAGCGAATCGATGTAATTGCTACAGCAATGAAATTTGGCGCTACTGTTGATGATCTAAGTGAGTTGGATTTATGCTATGCTCCGCCGTTTGGAACTGCGAAGGATATTATAAATTATGCTGGACATATTGGCCAGAATTTAATGAATGAAGATTTTAGACAGGTATCAGTTGACAAGCTAAGAAGTCTTATTGAAAATAATGCGTATATTCTAGATGTTCGTGAAGTGATGGAGTATAAGAATGGTCATATCATTGGAGCTGTGAATATTCCACTTTCTAGTTTAAGAGATAGAGTGGAAGAGATTCCAAAGGATAAAGATGTGTACATTCATTGTAGAACTGGACAACGAAGTTACAATGCAGTTATGGCGTTACAGCATTTGGGGTATCATAATGTTATTAATGTGACAGGTGGATTTTTAGGGTTTAGCTTTTATGAATTCTTTGATGACATAAGACTGAATAGGGAGAAAGTTGTTACAGATTATAATTTTAGGTAG
- a CDS encoding ferredoxin, producing MKASIDRDNCISCGLCTSTCPEVFRMADDGIAEVYVDTVPADAEASATEAQDNCPVSVITVE from the coding sequence ATGAAAGCAAGCATTGATAGAGATAATTGCATATCTTGTGGATTATGCACAAGCACATGTCCAGAAGTTTTTAGAATGGCGGATGATGGTATTGCAGAAGTTTATGTAGATACAGTACCAGCAGATGCAGAAGCAAGCGCTACAGAAGCACAGGATAATTGTCCAGTTTCTGTAATCACAGTAGAATAA
- a CDS encoding IS3 family transposase (programmed frameshift), whose translation MAKYSFEFKKKIVEDYLGGKGGRNYLATKYNVPASSNIKKWVDLYRAHGDEGLLCSRQNEKYTFEYKLHVVELYLSSEVSYQELAVQEKINNPAQICKWVNDFRIAGPDALRPKKKGRKKTLNSNNKNTNIKAISDATSVDTSIDHVKELEDELLKLRIENAYLKELRRLRLEEEGSSEKTARIIHSLRRDFKLKNILAIVGFPKATYMYWQKRFDRVNPNQELEEKIKEIHSIHKDFGYRRMLGELRKQGRVINKKRVQRIMQKLSLQVTSFTRKSRKYSSYKGKIGKVAPNRLRRRFETKIPHQKITTDTTEFKYYDTDSKGRMIIKKLYLDPFMDLCNREIISYGVSPTPSAKNIMDALNTAIEITSDCPYRRTFHSDQGWGYQMKAYVHTLQEHRIFQSMSRKGNCHDNSVMENFFGIMKQEMYYGEVYYSYDELKDAIDQYIEYYNKQRIKEKLGWMSPVEYRFKLLAA comes from the exons ATGGCAAAATATAGCTTTGAATTTAAGAAAAAAATAGTTGAAGACTATTTAGGTGGAAAAGGAGGTCGCAATTATTTAGCAACCAAATATAATGTACCAGCAAGTAGCAACATCAAAAAATGGGTTGATCTATATCGAGCTCATGGAGATGAAGGTTTACTTTGTTCAAGACAAAATGAAAAATATACTTTTGAATACAAACTTCATGTGGTAGAGTTATATCTATCGAGTGAGGTTTCATATCAGGAATTAGCAGTTCAAGAAAAAATCAATAATCCTGCTCAAATATGTAAATGGGTAAATGATTTCAGAATCGCTGGACCTGATGCATTGAGACCTAAAAAGAAAGGTCGAAAGAAAACATTGAATTCAAATAATAAGAACACGAACATAAAAGCCATATCAGATGCTACTTCTGTGGATACTAGTATAGATCATGTAAAAGAACTTGAAGATGAATTATTAAAGTTAAGAATAGAGAATGCCTATTTAAAAGAATTGAGGAGGCTGCGATTAGAGGAGGAAG GCTCTTCTGAAAAAACAGCGAGAATTATCCACAGCCTCCGAAGAGACTTCAAACTAAAAAATATTCTCGCAATTGTTGGTTTTCCTAAAGCAACCTATATGTACTGGCAAAAACGTTTTGATAGAGTGAATCCAAATCAAGAATTGGAAGAAAAAATCAAGGAAATCCATTCAATTCATAAAGATTTTGGTTATAGACGTATGCTAGGAGAACTTCGTAAACAAGGTCGCGTTATAAACAAAAAACGCGTTCAACGAATCATGCAGAAACTATCTCTACAGGTTACTTCTTTTACAAGAAAAAGCCGAAAATATAGTTCATATAAAGGGAAAATTGGAAAAGTTGCTCCTAATAGATTACGAAGACGTTTTGAAACCAAAATACCACATCAAAAGATTACCACAGATACTACAGAGTTCAAATATTATGATACTGATTCTAAAGGCCGTATGATTATTAAAAAATTATATCTAGATCCGTTTATGGATTTATGTAATAGAGAAATTATTAGCTATGGTGTATCACCTACACCATCAGCTAAAAACATAATGGATGCACTGAACACCGCAATAGAGATTACATCAGATTGCCCATATCGTAGAACTTTTCATTCAGACCAAGGATGGGGGTATCAAATGAAGGCATATGTTCATACTTTACAAGAACATCGAATCTTTCAGAGTATGTCCAGAAAAGGAAATTGCCATGATAATTCAGTTATGGAAAATTTCTTCGGAATAATGAAACAGGAAATGTATTATGGAGAAGTTTATTACAGTTATGACGAACTTAAAGATGCAATAGATCAATATATAGAGTATTATAATAAGCAACGAATAAAAGAGAAACTTGGATGGATGAGCCCTGTTGAATATAGGTTCAAACTCTTAGCCGCATAA
- a CDS encoding zinc ribbon domain-containing protein: protein MFFIMGISQKEKKLNFDQLMICKCCGKYGHIEVFMTYTYFMFFFIPIIKWNKRYFIRMSCCSSTTELSSELGKKIEQGQAVSLDSENLNFGHYETRMKFCSNCGFTTTEDFQFCPKCGKSFH from the coding sequence ATGTTTTTTATTATGGGTATTAGTCAGAAAGAGAAAAAGCTGAATTTTGATCAATTGATGATATGTAAATGTTGTGGAAAATATGGGCATATAGAAGTTTTTATGACTTATACCTACTTTATGTTTTTCTTTATACCAATTATAAAATGGAACAAACGTTATTTTATACGTATGAGCTGTTGTAGTTCTACTACAGAATTATCATCAGAGCTTGGTAAAAAGATAGAGCAGGGACAGGCGGTATCATTGGATTCAGAAAACTTAAATTTTGGACATTATGAGACTCGAATGAAATTCTGCTCCAATTGTGGATTTACAACAACAGAGGATTTTCAATTTTGTCCGAAATGTGGGAAAAGCTTTCATTAA
- a CDS encoding metal-dependent transcriptional regulator, whose translation MNESSNFYTLKGYNLLESNEVTSSMEDYLEMIYRLHKDNQIIRINLLAQQLNVKPSSASKMASNLKKYDLVNFEKYGVILITEKGLELGEYLLYRHELLHKLFCKINNSTNELEQVEKVEHFIDTRTIQNLKDFLDKISVL comes from the coding sequence ATGAATGAATCCTCAAATTTTTATACATTAAAAGGCTATAATCTCTTGGAAAGTAATGAAGTTACGTCATCTATGGAAGATTATTTAGAAATGATATATCGCTTGCACAAAGACAATCAAATCATCCGTATCAACCTATTAGCGCAGCAATTAAATGTAAAACCTTCCTCTGCATCTAAAATGGCATCAAATTTAAAAAAATATGATTTGGTCAATTTTGAAAAGTATGGTGTCATTTTAATAACTGAAAAAGGATTGGAACTTGGTGAATACCTTCTTTATAGGCATGAGTTATTACATAAATTATTTTGCAAAATTAACAATTCCACCAATGAATTAGAGCAAGTAGAAAAAGTTGAGCATTTTATTGATACTAGAACGATACAAAATCTCAAAGATTTTTTAGATAAAATATCTGTATTATAA
- a CDS encoding ferrous iron transporter B: MKLKEILKKVGFKSIRQNRLQVKTNELDQKLCIKKKSETDKVIALAGNPNVGKSTVFNQLTGLNQHTGNWPGKTVANAQGYCTYQENGYVLVDIPGCYSLMAHSTEEEVARDFICFENPDAVMVVCDATCLERNLNLVLQILEVTKNVVVCVNLMDEARKKDIHINLDKMKERLGVPVIGTAARNKEGLEQIFEELNHLLEKESILDKDKMMEEKSYTQTQKIKDEKISEEAQKLEVRKTYEEAQKLEEGKTYEEAQKLEEGKTYEEAQILEEGKTSEETQLEKEELSKETQILEQKSSKESQFINTQNPYQEVQISKEEIIDKDLILWPDPIADEADFYPKYIEKMIILIEPLVSRAFPKYSNKRWLSARLLDADESLLQSIGKYIEVDEKQYEILKEKLLNIEKELEESFISKKQVNDDMAACFVRKAEKICKECIRFETKEYSKRDRTLDRLFTSKLTGFPIMFLVLLGIFWLTITGANYPSKVLSDGLFWIQDRLLDFFIWVGAPKLLYEMLVLGVYRVLAWVVSVMLPPMAIFFPLFTLLEDFGFLPRVAYNLDRCFKRCSACGKQSLTMMMGFGCNAAGVIGCRIIDSPRERLIAIITNNFVPCNGRFPTLIAIITMFFIGSSFGWFSSIMSAAILSLIIVLGILMTLLVSKLLSVTILKGIPSSFTLELPPYRRPQIGKVIIRSICDRTLFVLSRAVIIAMPAGFLIWVMANVTIADATLLSHCSNFLDPFGRFLGMDGVILLAFILGFPANEIVVPIIIMAYLAQGSLLEIDDLNVLKKLFVDNGWNIITAISTMLFSLMHWPCSTTCLTIRKETQSKKWMFISFITPTIIGIVVCALFSNIARLFL, encoded by the coding sequence ATGAAACTTAAAGAAATACTTAAAAAAGTTGGATTTAAAAGTATCAGACAGAATCGGCTTCAAGTAAAAACGAATGAACTTGATCAGAAACTTTGTATCAAAAAGAAATCTGAGACTGACAAGGTAATTGCATTAGCTGGCAACCCAAATGTAGGTAAAAGTACGGTATTTAATCAATTAACGGGATTGAATCAGCATACAGGAAATTGGCCTGGGAAAACTGTGGCGAATGCCCAAGGATATTGCACATATCAGGAGAACGGGTATGTTTTAGTAGATATTCCAGGTTGTTATTCTTTAATGGCACATTCTACAGAAGAGGAGGTGGCCAGAGATTTTATCTGTTTTGAGAATCCAGACGCAGTGATGGTAGTGTGTGATGCAACTTGTTTAGAGCGCAATCTTAATTTAGTGTTGCAGATATTAGAAGTTACAAAAAATGTAGTTGTTTGTGTAAATTTAATGGATGAGGCAAGAAAAAAAGATATTCATATAAATCTTGACAAGATGAAAGAAAGACTGGGGGTACCTGTAATAGGAACCGCTGCTCGTAATAAAGAGGGGTTAGAACAAATCTTTGAAGAACTTAACCACCTGCTAGAGAAGGAAAGCATATTAGATAAAGATAAAATGATGGAAGAAAAATCATATACACAAACACAGAAGATTAAGGATGAGAAAATATCCGAAGAAGCTCAGAAATTAGAAGTAAGAAAAACATACGAAGAAGCTCAGAAATTAGAAGAAGGAAAAACATACGAAGAGGCTCAGAAATTAGAAGAAGGAAAAACATACGAAGAGGCTCAGATATTAGAAGAAGGAAAAACATCCGAAGAAACTCAGTTAGAGAAAGAAGAGTTATCCAAAGAAACTCAGATATTAGAACAAAAATCATCGAAAGAATCCCAGTTTATAAACACACAAAATCCATATCAAGAAGTTCAAATATCAAAAGAAGAAATCATAGACAAAGATTTAATATTATGGCCAGACCCGATAGCGGATGAAGCAGATTTTTATCCAAAATATATCGAAAAGATGATCATTTTGATAGAACCCCTTGTTAGTCGTGCTTTTCCTAAATACTCAAACAAGCGATGGTTAAGTGCAAGATTATTAGATGCTGATGAGAGCCTACTTCAATCCATTGGTAAATACATAGAAGTAGATGAAAAGCAGTATGAGATTTTAAAAGAAAAACTATTAAATATAGAGAAAGAATTAGAAGAATCATTTATATCAAAAAAGCAGGTCAATGATGATATGGCTGCGTGTTTCGTTAGAAAAGCGGAGAAGATTTGTAAAGAATGTATCCGATTTGAGACGAAAGAATATAGCAAAAGAGATCGAACATTGGATCGATTATTTACTAGTAAGCTCACCGGTTTTCCAATTATGTTTCTTGTATTATTAGGTATTTTTTGGTTGACAATCACAGGAGCAAACTATCCTTCCAAGGTATTAAGTGATGGATTGTTTTGGATTCAAGATAGATTGTTAGATTTTTTTATCTGGGTGGGAGCTCCTAAGCTTTTGTATGAAATGTTGGTTTTAGGAGTTTACCGTGTTCTTGCTTGGGTTGTATCTGTGATGCTGCCTCCAATGGCAATATTTTTTCCTTTGTTTACTTTGTTGGAGGATTTTGGATTTCTACCAAGAGTTGCATATAATCTGGATCGTTGTTTTAAACGATGTAGTGCTTGCGGAAAACAATCACTAACCATGATGATGGGATTTGGATGTAATGCAGCGGGCGTTATAGGTTGCCGTATCATTGATTCGCCAAGAGAAAGACTGATTGCGATAATTACGAATAACTTTGTGCCTTGTAATGGGCGATTTCCAACACTAATTGCAATTATAACTATGTTTTTCATTGGAAGTTCCTTTGGTTGGTTTTCGTCAATAATGTCTGCAGCAATACTTTCTTTGATTATTGTTCTTGGCATCCTCATGACACTTTTAGTTTCAAAATTACTATCGGTTACTATATTAAAAGGAATTCCTTCTTCTTTTACATTAGAACTGCCTCCGTATCGAAGACCTCAAATAGGTAAGGTTATCATAAGGTCGATTTGTGATCGAACGTTATTTGTATTAAGTAGAGCTGTTATAATAGCAATGCCAGCAGGATTTCTTATTTGGGTGATGGCAAATGTAACAATTGCAGATGCAACATTGTTATCGCATTGTTCAAACTTTTTAGACCCATTTGGAAGATTTTTAGGTATGGATGGAGTGATATTATTAGCCTTTATCCTAGGATTTCCGGCAAATGAGATTGTTGTACCTATCATTATTATGGCGTATTTAGCACAGGGAAGTCTTTTAGAAATTGATGATTTAAATGTACTTAAAAAATTATTTGTTGATAATGGATGGAATATTATAACTGCGATCAGTACAATGTTATTTTCTTTGATGCATTGGCCATGTTCAACAACTTGTTTAACGATTCGAAAGGAAACGCAAAGTAAAAAATGGATGTTTATATCTTTTATAACACCAACCATAATCGGAATCGTAGTATGTGCTTTATTTTCTAATATTGCGAGATTATTTTTATAA
- a CDS encoding cupin domain-containing protein yields MKVEDMKQFEELNVFGTGAPNDAFAQYFTGRSFLNPLTSPDECTVFLANVTFEPSCRNNWHIHRAKKGGGQLLICTAGEGWYQEENKAPVSLTAGMVITIPANVKHWHGAKANSWFSHIAVEVPGEETANEWLEPVTDEEYNALYGGIYNV; encoded by the coding sequence ATGAAAGTTGAGGATATGAAGCAATTTGAAGAACTGAATGTTTTTGGAACAGGTGCACCTAATGATGCCTTTGCCCAATATTTTACCGGCAGATCATTTTTAAATCCGCTGACTTCACCTGATGAGTGTACTGTTTTCCTGGCAAATGTAACCTTTGAACCGAGTTGCCGCAATAACTGGCATATTCATCGTGCAAAAAAAGGCGGCGGTCAGCTTCTTATCTGCACTGCTGGAGAGGGCTGGTATCAAGAAGAAAACAAAGCCCCTGTTTCTCTTACGGCCGGAATGGTTATTACGATTCCTGCCAATGTCAAGCACTGGCACGGCGCAAAAGCAAACTCATGGTTCAGCCATATTGCCGTTGAGGTTCCAGGTGAAGAAACCGCCAACGAATGGCTTGAACCTGTAACAGATGAAGAATATAACGCATTATATGGAGGAATATATAATGTCTAA
- a CDS encoding TrkH family potassium uptake protein gives MISIFKNKLTQTQLIALGFFILIMLGTLLLMLPISSRVPGDTSFLDALFTATSATCVTGLVVQDTFQHWTIFGQVVILLLIQIGGLGFMTIGVCFALLLRKRIDLKQRGLLQESVNTLEIGGIVRLTRKIIKGTILIEGIGAFLLFLRFYPELKFGRALYYGVFHAISAFCNAGFDLMGRDEAYISLVGYQGDILVNLVIMSLIVIGGIGFVVWDDISKKKWHFKKYMLHTKIVLTMTFLLIFGGAILFYLFERNNIMQDMPLKNKILSSLFCSITPRTAGFNTVDIAALSEGSKLLTLIFMFIGGSPGSTAGGVKTTSVAVILLFLYSNIKNTSGCNVFKRRLPEDSVKKATAVCSTNLILALSVALLICGIDALPLTDVLLEVFSAIGTVGMTTGITRELGSIARIFIILLMYFGRIGSLSFALSFTSKKEKSHLLQPTEKIVIG, from the coding sequence ATGATTTCTATATTTAAAAATAAATTAACACAAACTCAACTAATTGCTCTGGGATTTTTTATATTAATAATGCTTGGAACGCTGCTTTTAATGCTTCCAATATCCTCAAGAGTACCTGGCGATACATCATTTTTGGATGCACTTTTTACAGCAACCAGTGCAACGTGTGTTACTGGATTGGTAGTCCAAGACACATTTCAACATTGGACTATTTTTGGACAGGTAGTTATATTGCTATTAATTCAAATTGGTGGCCTTGGATTTATGACAATTGGGGTTTGTTTTGCACTATTACTGCGTAAGCGAATCGATTTAAAACAAAGAGGATTATTGCAAGAGAGCGTTAATACCTTAGAGATTGGCGGAATCGTTAGACTTACAAGAAAAATTATAAAGGGTACTATTTTAATTGAAGGAATCGGGGCATTTTTATTATTTCTAAGATTTTATCCCGAATTAAAATTTGGCCGAGCCTTATATTATGGTGTATTCCATGCGATATCTGCATTTTGTAATGCGGGATTTGATTTAATGGGACGAGATGAAGCGTATATATCTTTAGTGGGGTATCAAGGAGATATTCTTGTTAATTTAGTAATTATGAGTCTTATTGTAATTGGTGGTATCGGGTTTGTTGTTTGGGATGATATATCGAAAAAGAAGTGGCACTTTAAGAAGTACATGTTACATACAAAAATTGTGCTTACCATGACATTTTTGTTGATATTTGGAGGAGCTATTCTTTTTTATTTATTTGAACGAAATAATATTATGCAGGATATGCCTTTAAAAAATAAGATATTAAGTTCACTCTTTTGTTCCATTACACCAAGAACTGCTGGTTTTAATACTGTGGATATAGCAGCCTTATCAGAGGGCAGTAAGCTTCTTACCCTTATCTTTATGTTTATTGGTGGAAGTCCAGGTTCTACCGCTGGTGGTGTAAAAACAACAAGTGTTGCAGTAATTTTACTATTTTTATATTCAAATATAAAAAATACCAGTGGTTGTAATGTATTTAAACGTAGACTACCAGAGGATTCTGTTAAAAAGGCTACGGCAGTTTGCAGTACTAATCTTATATTGGCGTTAAGTGTGGCATTGCTTATTTGTGGTATTGACGCATTACCATTAACAGATGTATTATTAGAAGTATTTTCTGCAATCGGTACAGTAGGTATGACTACTGGAATTACAAGAGAATTGGGAAGCATAGCTAGAATTTTTATTATACTTTTGATGTATTTTGGTCGCATTGGTAGCTTATCCTTTGCGCTATCCTTTACTTCAAAAAAGGAAAAATCACATTTATTACAACCAACAGAAAAAATAGTAATAGGTTAA